One genomic window of Parasteatoda tepidariorum isolate YZ-2023 chromosome 9, CAS_Ptep_4.0, whole genome shotgun sequence includes the following:
- the LOC122270326 gene encoding alpha-tocopherol transfer protein-like, with protein sequence MEKELSEEFTKFECDLITEDLRKCAELELHEREDKLSTYLENLKDLLKNEKGLTPCLDESFLLMFLRARKFDCQAANELIKKYYKAPLELPSMFVNFNPHSCMNAINSGIHYFLPYRSPEGCAILLSKFGKWDPNTLTCEELLKFNIMCNEMAIRNPVTQICGTITIADMKDFSWSHLLQIPMNEVRCFINTLQDCLPIRDKAIHIINHSTIFSVLFSLVKPILSEKIKERIYFHGSDLKSLHKHLPPAILPEHLGGNLPNEPNQEFYDLLLNSEDYFIARLNHGYLPQEEVAST encoded by the exons ATGGAAAAAGAGTTGAGTGAAGAGTTCACGAAGTTCGAATGTGATCTTATTACTGAAGATCTTCGTAAATGTGCTGAATTGGAATTACATGAAAGAGAAGATAAACTATCAACTTATCTTGAAAATCTTaaagatttattgaaaa ATGAAAAAGGTTTAACTCCTTGTTTAGATGAGAGTTTTCTACTAATGTTCTTACGGGCAAGGAAGTTTGACTGTCAAGCAGCTAATGagctcattaaaaaatactataaagcTCCATTGGAACTTCCTAGTATGTTCGTAAATTTCAATCCTCATTCTTGTATGAATGCCATCAATTCAGGAATTCATTACTTTCTACCATACAGAAGCCCAGAAGGATGTGCCATTTTACTCTCAAAGTTTG GTAAGTGGGATCCAAACACTTTAACATGTGAAGAACTTCTAAAGTTCAACATCATGTGCAACGAAATGGCGATTCGTAATCCAGTTACTCAAATTTGTGGTACAATCACCATTGCTGATATGAAGGATTTTTCTTGGTCCCATTTGCTTCAAATACCCATGAATGAAGTCCGGTGCTTTATCAATACATTACAG gATTGCTTACCAATTCGTGACAAAGCCATCCACATTATAAATCACTCTACTATTTTCTCTGTGCTGTTTTCACTGGTTAAGCCAATAttgagtgaaaaaataaaagagaga ATCTATTTCCATGGTAGTGATCTCAAAAGTTTGCACAAACATCTACCGCCAGCTATTTTACCAGAACATTTAGGTGGAAATTTGCCTAATGAGCCGAACCAAGAATTTTATGATCTATTATTAAACAGCGAAGACTACTTCATAGCACGCTTGAACCATGGTTATCTACCCCAGGAAGAAGTAGCTAgtacctga
- the LOC107452838 gene encoding alpha-tocopherol transfer protein-like, with product MENCSLPLEYSKINDEIHQRAVKELNETTENRIQCLKELKEMIKCEKNLESDMSDNFLLQFLRVKKFDTDRAFSLLKKYYGHRMYYKSLYKKFSPTNISKVLETNMMNFLPWRNPEGSAVWVSRVGLWEPEHASFDEIVRCGLICNEKALQNPVTQICGIVSIVDFKKFSWSHLFHISPTAINCFVSASQNCFPIRHKAIHVVNNPGVFTVLFAMIKPLLKEKIKKRIYFHGDNMSSLHEYLPPDILPKEYGGTRGKFENSKFFDSLMESENEFIHNSKFGYRD from the exons ATGGAAAATTGCTCACTACCTTTGGAGTACTcgaaaataaatgatgaaattcacCAGAGAGCTGTAAAGGAGTTAAATGAAACAACGGAGAATAGAATACAATGCTTGAAAGAGTTAAAGGAAATGATTAAAT GTGAAAAGAACTTGGAATCTGATATGTCTGACAACTTCCTATTGCAATTTTTGAGAGTTAAGAAATTTGATACAGACAGAGCTTTTTCTTTACTAAAGAAATATTACGGCCACCGAATGTATTACAAGTCACTTTACAAGAAATTCAGCccaacaaatatttcaaaagtattagaAACAAACATGATGAACTTTTTACCATGGCGCAATCCTGAAGGAAGTGCAGTGTGGGTGTCCAGAGTTG GTCTGTGGGAACCAGAACACGCTTCTTTTGATGAAATCGTCAGGTGTGGTCTCATATGCAATGAAAAGGCCTTGCAAAATCCAGTTACACAGATATGTGGTATAGTCTCAATAGtggatttcaaaaaattctcatGGTCTCATCTATTTCACATATCACCAACAGCCATTAATTGCTTTGTATCAGCATCACAG aACTGTTTTCCCATTCGTCATAAAGCTATTCACGTGGTCAACAATCCCGGTGTGTTTACTGTTTTATTCGCTATGATTAAACCTCTTCttaaagaaaagattaaaaaaaga ATTTATTTCCATGGCGATAACATGAGCAGTTTGCACGAGTATTTACCACCAGACATACTCCCAAAAGAATACGGAGGAACCAGAGGAAAGTTCgaaaattctaaattctttgATTCATTAATGGAGAGTGAGAATGAATTTATACATAATAGTAAATTTGGTTACAGAGATTAA